TGAGTCCATCACATTTGCAGAAGAAGCAATCACACTCTATATTGGTGATGAAAATCATCCAGTATACGAAGTGACTCCACTCGGAGCTAATGAAAAACTTGTGTGGTCAACGGATGATGCATCGATTGCACAAGTTGTGGATGGCAAAGTAACTGCAGTTGCTGCTGGGTCAACAACAATTCATGTCAAAGCCAAAGGAAGCGACGTGAGTGCAAGTTTAAATGTAACAGTTAAAGCCATTGATATTGACGGGCTTCGCAGTCTGAGTGTACAAGTCACAAGTACGCTAAACAATGATGCGTTCATGGAGACAGTACACGCTGTTCTCAAAGATGCACTCGTGGCAAGCAACGACGTAGCAGTCGCGTTGCTTGCTCGATTTGATGAGACACCAGAACTTGTCACGAGTGAGGAAATCGTCGCTGCATTTACAGCACTCCAAAGCGCGAATGCAAATCTTGAATACCGTCTTGTGATAAATGAACTTGTTGAGTTGGTAAACCTAGACCTTGGAAACTATGACCAAGGAACAATTGCAGATTATCAAGTACTGCAAACTCAAGGACAAACACTCCTTGACGATTTAGCCAATAATCTTGAAAATGTTGCGGAAATGGTGACTCAACTCAAAGAGGCGAAGGATACACTTGTCGACTTAGACAAACAACCTCTACGTGCCCTCGTTGCAACCGTGAAAGCCATGGATTTGGATATCTATACTGAGGCAACGAGAAATGAAGCAGTCATTGCATTAACAGCAGCAGAAACAGTCCTTGATTCGGCAACAACCAATCAAGAACTTGTCGATGCGCTGGATCAACTTCAAACGAAGGTTTCAGCACTTGTACGACGTATGAGCGCAACACAACTCGAAACTATTGAAGCATACAAAGCAATGATTGATGGTGTTGATCTCAGCAAGTATCAATCAGCTACAGCTGATAGCATTGTTGCAATGGCTCAACGTGTGACATCGTTCTTAGATGGAACTGAACGTACAGAAGCTGAAGCAACTGCATTTATTGTTGAGATTCAAGACTTTAAGAGTGTGATTGATAATCCAGACTTGGAAGTTGACGTCGTCGACCGTACTGCTCTTGAGCAAAAAGTTGCAGAAGTTAAGGCGTTGGATGGTACAAAATATACTGAGGTAAGTTGGAATGCATTGCAAGAAGCGCTTCAAACTGCACAACGTGTGTTGTTGAATGCGGATGCAACGCAAGCAGACATTAATGCTCAGGTAACAAGTCTTGAAAGAGCGATTCAGGCTCTTGTCATAAAAACTGATGAATCTGGTGTTGTAGAAGGATTCAAAGGATTACCAGGAGAAATTCGTGTTGGAGATAAATTCACACTTTATCCTGAAAAAGATGATCATCAAGGTCGCAATGGATGGACCTTTGACGAAACATTCTTTGCAGCAACCTTCAATTCGCCAGCAACCTTTGTTGCCCTGAAAGAAGGTACTACAGAGATTAAGTACACGTCACAAGATGGTTCAGTCCAACGTGTCGTTGTAAACATTCAAAAAGCGTTACCCAAAGATACAAATGGTGGAACACTTGTACAAACAGGTGTAGCCAATAATGTAATGCCAATCGTGATCGCTTTAAGCGCCATCACAGGTGGTATTTACTTAGTCATCGCATCAAAAAGAAAGAAGCGATATAACTAAGTTCAAAGAGGTGCTCAATTGAGCACCTCTTTTCTTTTTATAATATATGCAGTTTTTGAAGTATCTTACGATGTGCTGTAACCACAGGGTGGGTCGAAACAACATCTTCAAGGGGTACAAAAAACCAATTATGATGGATATCGACAGAATCGACAATGTATGCCTTGATATTCCAATGAAGGTGTGAGAACTTATGAACTAGAGCATAATCTTCTTCTTTATCCAAGTGACCTTCGATTTGTGGAAGTCGGAAGAGACCTTCCATCAGTCCATCATCATGTTCGTTTGAGATAAGGATTTTACCATCTTGGACCAAGATAAAGACTGACTTATCATAACTGGGAACAGGCTTTGCTTTGGGAACAAACGGTACAACACCCACGACTTCACCACGCCAACATGCGCACATTTCTTCAAAAGGACATCCTTCACAGGTTGTGTTTGATGGTGTACATACTAAAGCCCCAAGTTCCATGAGTGCTTGATTAAACTCATTGGGGGATGCACCATCCTTAAGGAGTTCTTGTTTTAAGAATGCGTCAAAGACTGTATGGGCTTTACGAGCGTTCACGTTCTCAGTATAGTTCAAATAACGCGCCATAACACGCTTCACATTGCCATCAATTACAATTTCGGGTAAATCAAAAGCAATCGATGCGATGGCACTGGACGTATAGTCGCCAATACCGGGTATCTCCATGAGTTTCTTCTTATCAGCAGGCAATGAACTGTCGAAGTGCTCAACAACGTACTGTGCGCCTTTATGAAGGTTTCGTGCACGTCGATAATACCCAAGACCTTCCCACATTTTTAGAACTTCATCAATGTCAGCATTTGCTAAAATATCAACAGTTGGATACTTCTCAATCCACCTGTTGTAATAAGGAATCATTGTGGCTATCTGCGTTTGTTGTGCCATAATTTCGCTAACCCAAATTTTATAGGGATCACGTTGGCTACGAAACGGAAGCTCGCGTTTATTTGCGCGGTACCATGTAATTAATCTATCTGTAAAAGTCATGAGATTAGTATACCCCATCTGTACGATAAATAAAGGATTTCGCATGTATTTTTGAATAAGTTCTCAGGTTCTTTAGCAGAGAGTGATATAATGGAATTAAGAAATTAATGGAGGGAATACAAATGGAATACGTGGATATCAAAAGTTTTGAAATTGTAAAAGGAACGGGAGCAGCGTTTGGTAAGAACTTCTATGACCATACAATTGTCAGAGGGTTTCCAGGACTTGCTGCCTTTGAGGTAGGGATGAACAGTTCCAACCCAGATTATGATTTGGTTGTTGTCACGATTACATGGGTTGATAAAGAAGCCTATCTTAACTTCAAAAAGAGTGATGTTCATGCAGCATCTCACAAACAACGCACACCCAACCCAAATATGATTCGACATCACTCAATGAACTTCGAAAAAGTTCACACACTAATCGTAGACTGAGCTTCATGACTTTACAGAATCTTATATTATGGCTGATTGCAGTGGCGTTCGTTTTGTTAGTTATGTTGATAATCGTCGGTAAAAATTATGCAGTTCGCCAGCATGAAAAGCAACTAAGAAAAGACTTTCAGAATAACAAAGATCACTATCGTGATGTTAAAGCTTCGTTTATTGAAACACGTAAAAATAAAGGCAACCGCATTGAATCATCCTCAAAACACTAAGAGATTAGTGTTTTTTTGCGTCTTTCCAAAGTGAGAAAAACAGATCAAGTCCAAGCAATGTAAACCCCTGAGTAGAAGAGTGGTTTAAACACGGAACTGATGAGAAAATAATCAGCGTCAAGCCAACGTGTAATATCAAATTCTGGTGTTCCAATTGCTTGGAAGGAACTATCAACCATGAGAAAGACTCTCAAAGCACCCAATAAGAAAGTAAATGCGAAAATGCGTAGTATATTCATCAAGCAACCTCCTGTTGTTTAATTGTATTATAGTATGGAATCAATCCCGTCACAAATTCTGATTCGTGCTGTGATATAATTCCATTAGAAAAGGTGGTACATCATGGCGATAAGTTTAGTGATTTTGGGTTTCACAGGTGTTGTAGTTATCGGTGTAGTTATTGGATTAGCGGTTGCATCAAGTCGTCGCCGATAAGTAAAAAAAGAATACCCAATTTGGGTATTCCAGTCATCATGTAGGAAGTCGTTGCTGTTATGCTGCAAAGGCTTCTTTTTTCATCTTTGAAATACCAACAAACGATAGAATCATTTGTATAATAACAAAGAAGAAGTATGGCGGAAAGACCACCATTGCGACAGCATATAAGATCGCTCCTGTGAGTGCAAATCCACGCTTGTTTAAATGCCATCCTAAAATATTGAATATGACCGCTAAAAGTACAACAACCATGTGTGGCATAATAATTGCCGTTGCCAAGGCTGCACCAACTTGCTCACCACCTGTACTTCCCCCAACAGCACCTGTAAAGTATGCAAAAAGGTAGACAAAATAAAGTCCCCCTAGTATCCAAGATGCGAGTAATAATTTGTTCTTGCTCTTCATATTTCTTTCCTCCTGATATCGTATTGATAGTACTACCAATACCCATATTTTTGATTATAGCGTATCAAGAAAAAAAATCATTAGCTCGGAGCGTAATAGTAATATGGTTATGATAATCGCCAACTGGATGCACACGTTTGGCATACACCATGTTTTGTTGAACGTGTTGTAATTCTGTATCGCTTTCCTCTAAATAGCATCATTAAGAAGCGAAGCGGAAATGCAAAAATCCAAAGTGCGAGTTCAATCCACCACCAAAAAAGAATCCACATAATAATGTTCCGGTACTTACGACGTATCCTCTGAGTTGTAACGATTTGTACATTTGTATTAGGGCTACCTTTGGGCAGCGTAAAGTTTGTGTTGTCACGGCTATCTCCTGTATAAAACAATGAATGTATGTCAATTATAAGTAGCGTCAGGGGTATTGGCAAATAAGATTCAATGAACGTACAAAAAAAAGAAAAAAGTGGATGCTTTTTTCTTTTAGAGAGATAGTGCATTTAATCATCGATTTTCTACTTCATAAGTGGTTAAGAAGGAAATTATGAAGTGAACAAAGAGTGATGATATTTGCGGTAACAACTTATCTATTATATGAAGTTGTTACCTATATGATAATGCTTTCATACAAAAAAATCAAGACAGAATTGCGAAGTTTCACAATTCTGTCTGTAAGTGTAAAAAGCAGTAATTTTTTTGAAGATAGAATATGAAAGTGTCTAAGGAATTGTATACAATTTCCTTAGTGTCATTTTAGCCGTTTAAATCATTAGATGTTGTTGAAAGTAGCGAAAGTACAGTGCAGAAAAAGTGAAAGTCTTAAGTAAATAAGTCTCAATTCATAACGTGTATAAAGCAGTTCACCATGATATAATAGAGATAATTTGGAAGCGTGGTGATTGGATGGACCTAAATAAGAAAGAGAAGATTACGTTGTATCTACAACTGCTACTGAGTGTAGCCTTGGTTACATTGGGAATTCTCTTTATATATCGTGATAATTTAATGTGGTCACTTATCTTTTGGGCAATCATCGCCGCATTAATTGGTACTGCGTTACTTTCAATATACCGCAGTATCGTCAATCGTGATATTTTCCAAGCGCTCATTGGTTTGGGTTCAGTGATGCTCGCTGTTATTTTCTATCGATTTGATCGATTGTATATTGAAATATTTGCAATTGCATTTGGAACGTGGGCTCTTTTTAATGCCGCGGTTCATGGTTTGGAATTCTTTGTTCACGTTAAAGATAATACTCGTGGTAAATTTACGAGTTTATTTGCAACATTAATATCGCTAGGAATGGGTCTCTTACTCATTTTTAGTGGTGTTGAGTCCCGATTTATTATCAATTTACAAATCGGTGCTTACATAATCCTTTTTGGAATTGTACAAGGATTTTCATCCATACGTGTCCTTTTTAAGAAAGAAGTCCGAGTTAGCCTTTCGGCACCCGTTGTTGTGGCGGCTTTGATTCCTAATTTTCTAATCAAAAATATTAGTGCCATAGAACTTCAAAACCCTGAGGTTTTCTCAGAAGATGTACGTGAAACGAAAGGGAATAATCTCTCTGTTTATTTATACGCCAAAGATGAAGGTCATGAGCGTATTGGTCACCTTGACATTGGCTACAAGGGTGGAATTTACTCATATGGCGCTCACGACAACTTTAATCGCGCAAAATCAATGGCGTATGGAGATGGTGTGATGATTGTGGGGAGTGAAAAAGACTTTGTTCAGTATGCCGTCAATACAGGAACTACAGTGTTTCGCTTTGTGGTTCAACTTACGGAGTTGCAAGCAGAAATGATTGAAGAGCGTATTGCTGTTATTCTGAATGATGCCTACTTCTACGATTATCCCTATCAAGATGACCCTGAAGGTGAAAACTACCTTTCACGTTTACGTCATGCCGGTTTGCATGTCGATTTTTATAAGTTTCACAAAGGGAAATTTAAAACATACAATGTGTTTACAACAAACTGTGTCCTCGTTGCCGATCAAATTGTTGAATCAACGGGTATGAAATTATTTCAAATTAGTGGTGTTGCAACACCGGGTGCTTATTATGAGTACCTAGACTCGCAAATAAATAAACCCGGTTCAATTGTAGTGGGAAAAGAAGTCTATCGAAAAGCCCATCCAATAGCTGTAATCAAGGAGTAATCAATGGATTACTCCTTTTATTGTGGTAAAAGGAGCAGAAGGATGCTATCTTTGCAGAAAATGCTCAGTATCATGCCGATACAGAGTAGCGGAGCAAAGGGAATGGGTTCGCGTGTGTTTTGATGGCATAGTATCATTTTCAATGCATACAGCCCACCAAGAAGACTGCTTAAGATAAAACTGATTGCAATCGTTGTAGGTCCAAGATACAACCCACAGACTGCCATGAGTTTTACATCGCCCCAGCCAACACCGTGGGTAAGTTTCGCAATGAGTGCTAAAGGGAAAGCAATCAAGATGCTGCCGATAAGAGCGGAATACAAATGAATATATCCAAGTACGATTCGCACGATTGCTAGACTTGCAATTAAAACAATGAAACGATTGTTGATGATGAGTGTAAACCAATCAATACCACTGACAATAATGAGTGTTGAAAGAAATACAAGTAAAATGAGGGTATCGATTGTAAATGGTTGGGTGTATCTTACAAAGAGAAACAGCCCTGCAGTCAAACCTTCAACATAAAATGTAAAACGGGGAATGGGATGATTACACCTGCGACACCTGCCGTGCAGTACGATAAAAGAGAGTAGTGGAATCATATCAAACAAAGCAAGAAACTCATTACAGGAAGTGCAATGCGATCGTCCATGAATGATTGACACATTTTGGGGAATGCGATCAATAATGACGCCAAGAAATGAACCGACACACAAACCGATTAAAAACATAAAATCCCTCCTGTTCTAAAGTGTACAGAAGGGAAGATTATCCTAGTATGGTATCCGTTTTAAATCTTAGTATACTCTGAGACTATGGACTGTGCGGTTTCAAGATTCATAGGTTTTCGTTGTGTCAACTCCGCAACAATCAAATCCAGTTTATCCAAAGGAGCACCTGCGTTGAGGGCGAGTGAGCGTGCTTGGAGCTGCATATGCCCTTTTTGAATGCCGACGGTAGTGAGTGCATAAAGGGCGGCAAAGTTTTGCGATAAGCCAACGCTGGCGATGACTTCCATAAGTTCAATTGCGGATTCATACCGCATAACTTCTTTGCTTAGTTTCGCTTTTGGATGAATACCAATTGATCCACCTACAGTTCCAATGGGCATGGGTAATTCGATACTACCAACAATGAATCCAGACTCATTGACGTCCCATGTCGCAAGAGGTTGGTAGCTCCCAGAACGTGAAGCATAAGCATGCGCAGCAGCTTCGATCGCACGCCAATCATTACCTGTGGCAATAACAACAGCGTCAATACCGTTCATCGTTCCCTTATTGTGTGTTGCCGCCCGGTAGGGATCCAATTGTGCAAGGTCTGATGCTTGTTTGAGACGAAGACCGATATCTTCTGAGTGCTTTAGAGTCTTGGGGTCTATTGTAACCGTTGCACTGACGATACACTCCGTTGCAAGGTTCGATAAGATACTCATTAAGGGTGTTTCATCAAACTTCGATTGCAAGTAGGATGACAATGTTTCAAGCATTGTATTCATCATGTTTGCACCCATTGCTTCTTGGGTATCAATTGAAAGATAGACAATAAAAAATGATGTTTTATCACCGCCGTCGACAAAGCGATGTGATATGGAACGAACACCACCACCGCGTTTTACGATGGAAGGGTATGCGTTGTGGCAAATATTTGCAAGCGCGTCGGTATGCTCATCAATATAAGATTGCATTTCTGTACTGTGCTTTGGATTAGGAAATGCAATCTGTCCTGTCATGATACGGCTTTTAACGTGGGCCTGAATGCCGCCGTTGGTTCGCATAATTTTGGCAGCATTGCTGGCAGCGGCTATAACTGAAGGTTCTTCAGTTGCCATTGCCACAACATAGTCTTTTTGATTGATTAAGAAGTTTGTGGCAACACCAAGGGGTAATTCATAGGTTGACACTGCGTTCTCGACCATTTGTTCCGCGATTTCTTGGCCGAGTGGTGTATCAAGCTCAAGGTTATAGCGACCATCGGCATCTAAGATGTCACGACGTTCTTGTGAAGTTTTCTTATAAAATTTATCGTACATGGGGAATCACCTCTACTTAAAGCATAGAGGAAAAACACTAAAAATCAAGTGTAATGTTAGTGATGGGAACGCATTTTTGATATGATAGGTACATAAAGGAGACATACTATGAAAACAAATAAAATTTCAATCATTGGTGCAGGATTTGTCGGCTCTACCACCGCATTTGCATTAATGAACAGCAATGTTGCTTCAGAGATTGTGATTGTTGATATCAACAAGGACAAAGCCAAAGGTGAAGCAATGGATTTGGATCAAGGTCAAGTATTCGTTTCACCAATTAAAATTATAGCTGGGGACTATCCAGAAACAGCAGGGTCCGATATTGTAATTATCACCGCTGGTTTGGCACAAAAACCAGGTGAGACACGTATTGACTTGGTAAACCGTAACATTGAAATATACAAACAACTAATCCCAAGCATTGTTGAGTACAATCCCGATGCAATTCTATTGGTTGTATCAAACCCCGTAGATATTTTGGCACAAATTACCTATAAACTTTCAGGATTTCCTGCAGAACGTGTTATTGGGTCTGGAACGGTTCTTGATACCGCGCGTTTCCAAGCAGAATTGTCCAATAAGTTTAAAGTTGACGCGCGCAACATTCATGCAAACATTATTGGTGAACATGGTGACAGTGAAATTGCAACATGGTCACTTACAACAATCGCTGGTTTAACCATCGAACAATACTGCGCTAACATGGATATTGAATTTAGTGAGAGCATGCGTGATCAAATCACAGAAGACGTTAAAACAGCTGCTTACAAAATCATTGATTGGAAAGGATATACCAACTATGCTGTTGCGCTTGCTGTAACACGTATTGTTAAAGCAATCCTTCGCGATGAGAAATCAATTCTTACAGTTTCGAGCTTACTTCAAGGTGATTATGGAATTGAAGATGTTTATATCTCAGTGCCAACAATTGTTGGTCGTAACGGAGTCCGTCATACTGTAGAAGTTCCTTACAGTTCAAATGAGGTCGCTGCATTGCAAGAATCAGCACAAATGCTGAAAGAAATTATCGATCAATCAAATTTATAGATATTAAAAAGCCTTGGTTATAAAACCAAGGCTTTTTTGTACGCTTTAAGGTGTTTTCACATAAGGAAAATGCGCGATATAATCAAGACTGTAGTCATCAGTTGTATGATTGGCAATATGCCCATCATATGCGCAATTATAGATTAGGATTACTGCGTTATAAGTTTGAGTTAGCGTAATTGGGATATCTTTAAACTGCGCGTAATAGGAATGGTTTTCAATAAGTTGAATCCAATCGGAAGTGGGATTTCGAAAACTCACTTCCATGAAGTCAGGGTCAAAGTAACACTCAAAATCATATTCAAATTGATTGAAGGATTCATCACTTCCCTGGTACAGTTCACACTCACCCACGCGGTTTGCATTTGTGGGTAAGAACCACTGATTGCGCTTTTGTTGCCATTCCAAATCGCCATTTTCGGCGTCGAAATCTAAATAAACGGTTGCGACATAGCGCTGAAGTTGCTCTACGTTTTCAAAGTTTCCCAACCACAGTGATACAAAAGGTTTGTTTTCCTCATAATAATCGAATATCAAGTCACATTCCCCCTAGTCAATGGTAAATAAATCTTTCATCTCGTCAAGCGACATCGATGTAATGCTTCCTTCTGAATTTTCCACAAAGGTATCAGAAATAGCTTTTTTTGTTTCTTGCATGTGTTGGATTTTCTCTTCAACACTGTCTTTCATAATGAGTTGGTAGACCATGACATTTTTCTTTTGCCCAAAACGGTAAGCACGGTCAGTGGCTTGGTTTTGGGATGAAATGTTCCACCATGGGTCAAAGTGAATAACAGCTTCGGCTGCTGTCAGGTTGATTCCTGTTCCCCCCGCTTTAAGTGAAATAAGGAAAGCATCAGTATCATCAGTTTGGAATGCCTTAACCATTTCTTGGCGTTTTGTTTTTGGAGTTTTACCTTCAAGAACAAAGGATTTGATTTCGCGCTTGTTGAGTTCCTCTTGAATCAAAGCAAGCATTGATGTAAACGAAGAGAAGACTAAAACTTTCTTTCCTTCTGATTTTAATGTTTCAATC
The window above is part of the Erysipelothrix sp. HDW6C genome. Proteins encoded here:
- the mutY gene encoding A/G-specific adenine glycosylase — protein: MTFTDRLITWYRANKRELPFRSQRDPYKIWVSEIMAQQTQIATMIPYYNRWIEKYPTVDILANADIDEVLKMWEGLGYYRRARNLHKGAQYVVEHFDSSLPADKKKLMEIPGIGDYTSSAIASIAFDLPEIVIDGNVKRVMARYLNYTENVNARKAHTVFDAFLKQELLKDGASPNEFNQALMELGALVCTPSNTTCEGCPFEEMCACWRGEVVGVVPFVPKAKPVPSYDKSVFILVQDGKILISNEHDDGLMEGLFRLPQIEGHLDKEEDYALVHKFSHLHWNIKAYIVDSVDIHHNWFFVPLEDVVSTHPVVTAHRKILQKLHIL
- a CDS encoding antibiotic biosynthesis monooxygenase, with the protein product MEYVDIKSFEIVKGTGAAFGKNFYDHTIVRGFPGLAAFEVGMNSSNPDYDLVVVTITWVDKEAYLNFKKSDVHAASHKQRTPNPNMIRHHSMNFEKVHTLIVD
- a CDS encoding HdeD family acid-resistance protein is translated as MDLNKKEKITLYLQLLLSVALVTLGILFIYRDNLMWSLIFWAIIAALIGTALLSIYRSIVNRDIFQALIGLGSVMLAVIFYRFDRLYIEIFAIAFGTWALFNAAVHGLEFFVHVKDNTRGKFTSLFATLISLGMGLLLIFSGVESRFIINLQIGAYIILFGIVQGFSSIRVLFKKEVRVSLSAPVVVAALIPNFLIKNISAIELQNPEVFSEDVRETKGNNLSVYLYAKDEGHERIGHLDIGYKGGIYSYGAHDNFNRAKSMAYGDGVMIVGSEKDFVQYAVNTGTTVFRFVVQLTELQAEMIEERIAVILNDAYFYDYPYQDDPEGENYLSRLRHAGLHVDFYKFHKGKFKTYNVFTTNCVLVADQIVESTGMKLFQISGVATPGAYYEYLDSQINKPGSIVVGKEVYRKAHPIAVIKE
- a CDS encoding A24 family peptidase, with the translated sequence MFLIGLCVGSFLGVIIDRIPQNVSIIHGRSHCTSCNEFLALFDMIPLLSFIVLHGRCRRCNHPIPRFTFYVEGLTAGLFLFVRYTQPFTIDTLILLVFLSTLIIVSGIDWFTLIINNRFIVLIASLAIVRIVLGYIHLYSALIGSILIAFPLALIAKLTHGVGWGDVKLMAVCGLYLGPTTIAISFILSSLLGGLYALKMILCHQNTREPIPFAPLLCIGMILSIFCKDSILLLLLPQ
- a CDS encoding hydroxymethylglutaryl-CoA reductase, degradative, which codes for MYDKFYKKTSQERRDILDADGRYNLELDTPLGQEIAEQMVENAVSTYELPLGVATNFLINQKDYVVAMATEEPSVIAAASNAAKIMRTNGGIQAHVKSRIMTGQIAFPNPKHSTEMQSYIDEHTDALANICHNAYPSIVKRGGGVRSISHRFVDGGDKTSFFIVYLSIDTQEAMGANMMNTMLETLSSYLQSKFDETPLMSILSNLATECIVSATVTIDPKTLKHSEDIGLRLKQASDLAQLDPYRAATHNKGTMNGIDAVVIATGNDWRAIEAAAHAYASRSGSYQPLATWDVNESGFIVGSIELPMPIGTVGGSIGIHPKAKLSKEVMRYESAIELMEVIASVGLSQNFAALYALTTVGIQKGHMQLQARSLALNAGAPLDKLDLIVAELTQRKPMNLETAQSIVSEYTKI
- a CDS encoding L-lactate dehydrogenase, with amino-acid sequence MKTNKISIIGAGFVGSTTAFALMNSNVASEIVIVDINKDKAKGEAMDLDQGQVFVSPIKIIAGDYPETAGSDIVIITAGLAQKPGETRIDLVNRNIEIYKQLIPSIVEYNPDAILLVVSNPVDILAQITYKLSGFPAERVIGSGTVLDTARFQAELSNKFKVDARNIHANIIGEHGDSEIATWSLTTIAGLTIEQYCANMDIEFSESMRDQITEDVKTAAYKIIDWKGYTNYAVALAVTRIVKAILRDEKSILTVSSLLQGDYGIEDVYISVPTIVGRNGVRHTVEVPYSSNEVAALQESAQMLKEIIDQSNL
- a CDS encoding immunity 22 family protein; protein product: MIFDYYEENKPFVSLWLGNFENVEQLQRYVATVYLDFDAENGDLEWQQKRNQWFLPTNANRVGECELYQGSDESFNQFEYDFECYFDPDFMEVSFRNPTSDWIQLIENHSYYAQFKDIPITLTQTYNAVILIYNCAYDGHIANHTTDDYSLDYIAHFPYVKTP